The genomic segment ATATGTATCCGACCATTGCTGAAAATTCCGGTATGAAGATTGTTAATCAGTATAAGCGACCTGTTTTGAATCGAACAGAAAAGGATAAGGGAGCGTATTCTGAAACTATTTTTCATCTAAAGAAGAACGAAGATGTCTCTCCCGAAAGATAAGGAAGAACTAATAGCACTTGAGGTTATTCGAGTCCTCTTTTCTCGTTTTGAAGATTTCCCTGAAGACGCATTAAGCAATAGAAATGCGCCTTTTCACGAAGCGTTTATTCGGGCATTTGAAAACAAATTCAAAGACAAAGTCTGTGATATTCCATTCTTTATTAGTATGAGCAGTTGGCTACAGGGTCTGAACACGACGCTAGGACAGACCTTCTTCGAAAGGGTCTCACACATCCTTTGTGACGGTGAAAAGAGGGAATATACTTCGAAGAAATCAGGCAATTTGCAGATCGGAAAAGTTCAAAAAGATGTCATCAATACTCTTATAACTGATTTAAGTAACACCCGAGTGACGCCAGATTTTAAGAGAGAGGATGAACTACTTTTTATAAATGACCTTTCCGAATCGGTCAATGCCATTGATTTTTCTGCTGACATTTTCATTGAGGATGATAAATCTGTCACTGCGATTGAGTTAAAATCGGTGAGGCCGAATTCTGGTGAAATTCGCGGAGAAAAGCAAAAGCTCCTTGAAGGAAAAGCAGCTCTATTCAGGAAATTTCCCGGTAAGCGTGTAAGATTTTTTATTGGCTTCCCATTTGATCCTACCAGCGCAGAATCAATGACTGGATATGACAAAACAAGATTTATGAGCTCAAATGTTAACATGAGAAAATTCCTCGACAGGGAAGAAATTCTACTGGCATCCGAGTTCTGGTATTTTTTGTCTGGAGAAAAATTAACGATGGAATATATTATAGGAATTATTAACGCAATTGCAACGCCCGACTTCGAGCTTAAGTATCGCTTTCTCAACAACGAAGATCGAAGAACCAATGACGAAGATTCCTATAAGAAACAA from the Candidatus Zixiibacteriota bacterium genome contains:
- a CDS encoding TdeIII family type II restriction endonuclease, with translation MSLPKDKEELIALEVIRVLFSRFEDFPEDALSNRNAPFHEAFIRAFENKFKDKVCDIPFFISMSSWLQGLNTTLGQTFFERVSHILCDGEKREYTSKKSGNLQIGKVQKDVINTLITDLSNTRVTPDFKREDELLFINDLSESVNAIDFSADIFIEDDKSVTAIELKSVRPNSGEIRGEKQKLLEGKAALFRKFPGKRVRFFIGFPFDPTSAESMTGYDKTRFMSSNVNMRKFLDREEILLASEFWYFLSGEKLTMEYIIGIINAIATPDFELKYRFLNNEDRRTNDEDSYKKQLLEWKLYSELRIVENDAVIRTEIAGDQRLTRTYNKLPFHNGNYSVDRFNKLNELIS